From Deltaproteobacteria bacterium, one genomic window encodes:
- a CDS encoding agmatine deiminase family protein — FSWPHCSETWPGHLREAETTIARSIAQLAQAPAECSERIEILVQQPSDAERVSKILHFWDTNMDRVRFHPFPTNDVWIRDYGPTFLVRDDNANDGLGTLALVDWRFDGWGGKGASYYGAHDGLDNQVPQRIAQALDIHRFEAQLVLEGGAFDHNGEGTLLTTRNCLLHRQPKSAETADLQTLESFEEAFERYLGTQHVIWLDGVDFTGDDTEGHIDNLSRFVARDTIVTVVGNDSSDPLYEQLELNYKQLQNARDAKGQPFNIVRLPLPKPVWYNSVFEGKEGRWNYPASYGNFYIGNSCVLVPTFSDHNDLQALNILSKCFPKREIIPIDCSHYILGQGAIHCSTQQQPAHIQAKPALFNAA, encoded by the coding sequence GGTTTTCCTGGCCTCATTGCAGTGAGACCTGGCCCGGTCATTTAAGAGAAGCTGAAACAACCATCGCCCGCTCTATCGCTCAACTTGCTCAGGCACCGGCGGAGTGCTCTGAGCGAATTGAGATTTTAGTTCAGCAACCCTCCGATGCCGAACGTGTCAGTAAAATCTTGCATTTTTGGGATACGAACATGGACCGGGTACGGTTTCATCCATTCCCTACCAACGACGTCTGGATTCGAGATTATGGTCCAACTTTTCTAGTTCGCGACGACAACGCCAACGATGGGCTTGGAACTCTTGCTCTCGTAGATTGGCGCTTTGACGGTTGGGGAGGCAAAGGAGCAAGCTACTATGGAGCTCACGATGGGCTCGATAACCAGGTGCCACAACGCATTGCCCAGGCATTGGATATTCACCGATTTGAAGCCCAACTTGTTTTGGAAGGTGGGGCCTTCGATCACAATGGTGAAGGCACGCTCCTAACAACTCGAAACTGTCTACTCCATCGCCAACCAAAATCCGCAGAAACCGCCGACTTGCAGACTCTGGAGAGTTTCGAAGAAGCTTTCGAAAGATACCTGGGAACTCAGCATGTAATATGGCTCGACGGCGTTGACTTCACAGGGGATGATACCGAAGGACATATCGATAATCTTTCTCGATTTGTTGCAAGAGACACGATTGTCACAGTTGTCGGTAACGACTCAAGCGACCCTCTCTACGAACAGTTAGAACTCAATTACAAACAGCTTCAAAACGCTCGCGATGCAAAAGGCCAACCGTTTAATATCGTGCGCCTGCCCTTGCCAAAGCCTGTTTGGTACAATTCGGTCTTTGAGGGTAAAGAAGGACGATGGAATTACCCAGCAAGCTACGGCAATTTTTATATTGGTAACAGCTGTGTTCTCGTTCCGACATTTTCAGATCACAACGACTTGCAAGCACTAAATATCCTGTCGAAATGTTTCCCAAAAAGAGAAATTATACCGATAGACTGTAGCCATTATATTTTAGGTCAAGGCGCCATTCACTGCTCAACCCAGCAGCAACCCGCACACATTCAAGCAAAGCCTGCCTTGTTCAACGCAGCCTAA